A single Arachidicoccus sp. BS20 DNA region contains:
- a CDS encoding ATP-binding cassette domain-containing protein, translating to MNYAIVTANNITVKQNGFELKGILFSLNDNENLAVTGASGSGKTTLAKALCGQLFITGELKIDYNETNSLLPKAVYVEQRYSIKNRSNTIDGYYQQRYNSTDNEDSYTVLEELKFISEDEARIDFLLNELSIPYLKNKPLLQLSSGEHKRFQLIKALLEPAQLLILDEPFIGLDVSSRKKLNEILSEVSDNGTKLIIIAGAHHHFPDCITHVLELENGKQKAFIEKENFVATHQPATHFFDTSSLPLQHNDWNFENAILMKNATVKYGDRTILDNINWQVKKGERWLLKGKNGAGKSTLMSLVSGDNPQAYANEIYLFDKRRGSGESIWDIKKNIGFVSPELYAFFDKNISCFDTVASGYFDTMGLYKKLSQEQITHINDWLKSLNVADLAQKRLANVSSGMQRLFLLIRAFIKNPPLLIFDEPCQGLDEFQTEAFVKLVDDICELTDTSVVYISHYENEIPSCVTQVLELENGTPKIYSFNKKYSEQLTQ from the coding sequence ATGAATTACGCAATTGTTACGGCAAATAATATTACGGTAAAACAAAACGGATTTGAATTAAAAGGCATTTTATTTTCTTTGAACGACAATGAAAATCTTGCCGTCACGGGCGCATCAGGAAGCGGAAAAACCACGCTGGCAAAGGCTTTATGCGGGCAACTGTTTATCACAGGCGAATTAAAAATTGACTATAACGAAACAAATAGTTTATTGCCGAAAGCTGTGTATGTAGAGCAACGTTACAGCATAAAAAACAGAAGTAACACAATTGACGGTTATTACCAACAACGATATAACAGTACGGATAACGAAGACAGTTACACCGTTTTGGAAGAACTGAAATTTATATCGGAAGATGAAGCAAGGATTGATTTTTTATTAAATGAATTATCGATTCCATATTTAAAAAATAAACCGCTTTTGCAACTATCGAGCGGCGAACATAAAAGATTTCAACTCATCAAAGCATTGCTGGAACCCGCGCAGCTATTGATTTTGGACGAACCGTTCATCGGATTGGATGTTTCGAGCAGAAAAAAACTGAACGAAATTTTAAGCGAAGTTTCCGATAACGGAACGAAATTGATTATCATCGCAGGAGCGCATCATCACTTTCCCGATTGTATCACGCACGTTCTGGAATTGGAAAATGGTAAGCAAAAAGCGTTTATCGAAAAAGAAAATTTTGTTGCCACACATCAGCCTGCGACACATTTTTTTGATACATCTTCTTTGCCTTTGCAACACAATGATTGGAATTTTGAGAATGCGATTTTAATGAAAAATGCCACCGTAAAATATGGCGACAGAACCATTCTTGACAATATTAACTGGCAGGTAAAAAAAGGCGAGCGCTGGTTACTAAAAGGCAAGAACGGCGCGGGAAAATCTACCTTGATGAGTTTGGTTTCGGGCGACAATCCGCAGGCTTATGCCAATGAAATTTATTTGTTCGACAAGCGTCGCGGTTCCGGCGAAAGCATTTGGGACATCAAGAAAAACATCGGTTTCGTATCGCCTGAATTGTATGCTTTTTTCGATAAAAATATTTCATGTTTTGATACTGTTGCATCAGGTTATTTTGATACGATGGGTTTGTACAAAAAATTATCACAGGAACAAATTACTCATATCAACGATTGGCTGAAATCCTTGAATGTAGCGGATTTAGCGCAAAAGCGTTTGGCAAATGTTTCATCGGGAATGCAACGATTATTTTTATTAATCCGTGCGTTTATTAAAAATCCGCCGCTGTTGATTTTTGATGAACCTTGTCAGGGTTTGGATGAATTTCAAACAGAAGCATTTGTAAAATTGGTCGATGATATTTGCGAACTGACAGATACAAGCGTTGTTTACATCAGTCATTATGAAAATGAAATTCCAAGCTGTGTAACACAAGTTTTGGAATTAGAAAATGGAACTCCTAAAATTTATTCTTTCAATAAAAAATATTCAGAACAATTAACTCAATAA
- the leuB gene encoding 3-isopropylmalate dehydrogenase, producing the protein MEKNITVILGDGIGPEVTQQSIKILNAIGEQFGHIFNYDYQLMGAVAIDETGNPLPDATIESCLKSDAVLFGAIGHPKYDNDPTAKVRPEQGLLKLRKSLQLFANLRPISAYPALNHLSPLKPERMEGADFVIFRELTGGIYFGEKTINEEKTYASDLCGYSKEEIERIAHLAFQLAQKRKKKLTLVDKANVLETSRLWRKVVQEIVQQYKDVTVDYMFVDNASMQIIVNPKQFDVVLTENMFGDIISDEASVLSGSLGLLPSSSIGTGTALFEPIHGSYPQAAGKDIANPIGSILSAAMLLEYFDMNEEAALVRNAVAWTLANGFVTQDIDPTNNYATSVIGDLIKDFVEQKSPSEINKKYMDLGKSTII; encoded by the coding sequence ATGGAAAAAAATATCACAGTCATTCTTGGCGATGGCATCGGTCCCGAAGTAACGCAACAATCAATTAAAATTTTAAACGCCATCGGCGAGCAGTTTGGGCATATATTTAATTACGACTACCAGCTCATGGGCGCGGTTGCGATTGACGAAACAGGCAATCCCCTACCCGATGCAACAATAGAAAGCTGTTTGAAAAGCGACGCCGTTTTGTTCGGTGCAATCGGACATCCGAAATATGACAACGACCCGACGGCAAAAGTGCGTCCCGAACAAGGTTTACTCAAGCTGCGCAAGTCTTTGCAACTCTTCGCAAACCTTCGTCCCATCAGCGCTTATCCTGCGTTAAATCATTTATCGCCGTTGAAACCCGAAAGAATGGAAGGCGCGGATTTCGTTATTTTCCGTGAGCTTACCGGCGGCATATATTTCGGGGAAAAAACAATCAACGAAGAGAAAACCTATGCTTCCGATTTGTGCGGATATTCCAAAGAAGAGATTGAACGCATTGCGCATCTTGCTTTTCAATTGGCACAAAAAAGAAAGAAAAAACTCACGTTGGTCGATAAAGCAAATGTGCTGGAAACATCGCGCTTGTGGCGCAAAGTAGTACAGGAAATTGTACAGCAATACAAAGACGTAACGGTCGATTATATGTTTGTGGATAATGCTTCTATGCAAATCATCGTGAACCCTAAACAGTTCGATGTAGTGCTTACGGAAAATATGTTTGGCGACATCATCAGCGACGAAGCAAGCGTGCTGAGCGGCTCGCTCGGTTTGTTGCCGTCGTCGTCCATCGGTACGGGAACGGCTTTGTTCGAGCCTATTCACGGTTCGTATCCGCAAGCTGCAGGTAAAGATATTGCCAATCCTATCGGCTCGATTTTGTCCGCCGCAATGCTGTTGGAATATTTTGATATGAACGAAGAAGCCGCGCTCGTACGCAACGCGGTTGCGTGGACTTTGGCAAACGGTTTTGTAACGCAGGATATTGACCCGACGAATAATTATGCAACAAGCGTTATCGGTGATTTGATTAAAGATTTCGTGGAACAAAAATCGCCTTCGGAAATCAATAAGAAGTATATGGATTTGGGCAAATCAACGATTATATAA
- the ilvD gene encoding dihydroxy-acid dehydratase produces the protein MNELNKYSKTLTQDETQPGAHAQYYAIGFTDEDFNKAQVGIVSMGWDGNPCNMHLNDFATKVRESVNAEDLVGLRFYTIGVSDGMSNGTPGMRYSLVSRDLIADSIETVSGAQYYDALITIPGCDKNMPGSIMAMARLNRPSIMLYGGTIATGHYKDKHDLNIVSAFEALGQKIAGNISQEDFKGIVRHSCPGAGACGGMYTANTMASAIEAMGMSLPYSASNPALSEAKQKELASVGKAIRNLLEKDIKPKDIMTREAFENAITVVMVLGGSTNAVLHLLAMARAADVDLSIDDFQRISDKTPMLADFKPSGKYLMEDIHNIGGIPAVMKYLLKKGMLHGECLTVTGKTVAENLEEAKDLDFDEQKIVQPLEDPIKKTGHLQILYGNLAEGGSVAKITGKEGERFEGTARVFDGEHDLIKGLSSGRVHAGDVVVIKNIGPKGAPGMPEMLKPTSAIIGAGLGKSVALITDGRFSGGTHGFVVGHITPEAVEGGLIGLVNDDDIIEIDAIKNTLTLKVSEEEITKRRAAYQRPAPKATSGVLYKYAKFVKSASEGCVTDED, from the coding sequence ATGAACGAATTAAACAAATATTCAAAAACCCTTACGCAGGACGAAACACAGCCCGGCGCACATGCACAATATTATGCCATCGGCTTTACCGATGAAGATTTTAATAAAGCGCAAGTCGGCATCGTAAGTATGGGTTGGGACGGAAATCCGTGCAATATGCACCTGAACGATTTTGCCACCAAAGTGCGCGAAAGCGTAAATGCCGAAGATTTGGTCGGTCTCCGATTTTATACAATCGGCGTAAGCGACGGCATGAGCAACGGAACGCCCGGAATGCGTTACAGTTTGGTCAGTCGAGATTTGATTGCAGACAGCATCGAAACCGTTTCCGGCGCACAGTATTATGATGCGTTAATTACCATTCCGGGCTGCGACAAAAATATGCCCGGTTCCATTATGGCAATGGCGCGTTTGAATCGCCCGTCCATCATGTTGTACGGCGGCACTATCGCTACGGGACATTATAAAGATAAGCACGATTTGAATATTGTGTCTGCATTTGAAGCGCTGGGACAAAAAATTGCAGGCAACATCAGTCAGGAAGATTTTAAAGGTATTGTTCGGCACTCTTGTCCCGGAGCAGGCGCATGTGGCGGTATGTACACGGCAAACACGATGGCGAGCGCGATTGAAGCAATGGGTATGAGTTTGCCTTATTCCGCATCGAATCCTGCATTGAGCGAAGCCAAGCAAAAAGAACTTGCAAGCGTAGGAAAAGCCATCAGAAATTTATTGGAAAAAGATATTAAGCCGAAAGATATCATGACGCGCGAAGCATTTGAAAATGCGATTACCGTTGTGATGGTTCTTGGCGGAAGCACTAATGCCGTATTGCATTTACTGGCAATGGCAAGGGCTGCAGATGTAGATTTATCCATCGATGATTTTCAAAGAATCAGCGACAAAACACCTATGCTTGCCGATTTTAAACCAAGCGGAAAATACCTGATGGAAGATATTCACAATATCGGAGGAATACCTGCCGTCATGAAATATTTATTGAAGAAAGGAATGTTGCACGGCGAATGTTTAACCGTTACGGGGAAAACGGTAGCCGAAAATTTAGAAGAAGCAAAAGATCTGGATTTTGATGAGCAAAAGATTGTCCAACCTTTGGAAGATCCGATTAAGAAAACAGGACACTTGCAAATTCTCTACGGCAATCTCGCCGAAGGCGGAAGCGTAGCAAAAATCACGGGCAAAGAGGGCGAACGTTTTGAAGGAACAGCGCGCGTGTTTGACGGTGAACATGATTTAATCAAAGGACTTTCAAGCGGAAGAGTTCATGCAGGCGACGTAGTTGTAATAAAAAATATCGGACCGAAAGGCGCGCCGGGCATGCCGGAAATGCTGAAACCCACAAGCGCCATTATAGGTGCAGGCTTGGGTAAATCCGTCGCCTTGATTACCGATGGGCGTTTCAGCGGCGGCACGCATGGTTTCGTGGTAGGACACATCACGCCTGAAGCAGTTGAAGGCGGGTTAATCGGTTTGGTAAATGATGATGATATTATAGAAATCGATGCAATTAAAAATACATTGACCTTGAAAGTTTCGGAAGAAGAAATTACAAAACGCAGAGCAGCTTATCAACGTCCCGCGCCGAAAGCAACAAGCGGCGTGTTGTACAAATATGCAAAGTTTGTAAAATCGGCAAGCGAAGGTTGTGTAACAGATGAGGATTAA
- a CDS encoding ORF6N domain-containing protein, giving the protein METFNEPQVIVSVQNRIYEIRGERVLLDFDLAALYETETRIFNQAVKRNIKRFPKDFMFQLTKEEWNNLRFQFETSSLQIIDNEENVNNRSQIVTTSRQHGGSRYLPYAFTEQGVAMLSGVLNSDKAINMNIAIMRAFVETRKILLQQNDLKEQLKELKERVGNHDTQLNQIYDALENLLDETKFHSTKKIAA; this is encoded by the coding sequence ATGGAAACGTTCAATGAGCCGCAAGTAATAGTCAGCGTTCAAAACAGAATTTACGAAATTCGGGGAGAACGTGTATTACTCGACTTTGATTTGGCTGCTTTATACGAAACAGAAACAAGAATATTTAATCAAGCTGTTAAGAGAAATATAAAGCGCTTCCCAAAAGATTTTATGTTTCAGCTTACGAAAGAAGAATGGAATAACTTGAGGTTTCAATTTGAAACCTCAAGTTTACAAATTATTGATAATGAGGAGAATGTAAACAACCGGTCACAAATTGTGACCACATCCCGACAACACGGCGGAAGCAGGTATCTTCCTTACGCATTTACCGAGCAAGGTGTTGCTATGTTGAGCGGCGTTTTGAACAGCGATAAAGCTATCAATATGAACATTGCGATTATGCGGGCGTTTGTGGAAACAAGAAAAATTTTGTTGCAGCAAAATGATTTGAAAGAACAGTTGAAAGAATTAAAAGAACGAGTCGGAAATCACGATACACAGCTTAACCAAATTTACGATGCGCTCGAAAATTTATTGGATGAAACGAAGTTCCATTCGACCAAAAAAATCGCTGCGTAG
- the ilvB gene encoding biosynthetic-type acetolactate synthase large subunit — translation METLTIKKETAANSQPASVSLTGSQAVLEAFIAEGVKTVFGYPGGAIMPIYDALYDYNDKLEHILVRHEQGGIHAAQGFARASGKVGVVFATSGPGATNLVTGLADAMIDSTPLVCVTGQVFAHLLGTDAFQETDVVNITTPVTKWNYQVTEASEIPSVLAKAFYIARSGRPGPVLVDITKNAQVEKFDYKGYTPCNHIRSYRPKPKVRKQYVEEAAKLINEAKKPFVLFGQGIILGSAEKEFQTFIEKGGLPAAFTIMGESAIPSMHPLNVGMLGMHGNYAPNVLTNECDVLIAIGMRFDDRVTGRLDKYAKQAKIIHLDIDPAEIDKNVKTTVPVWGDCKETLPLLTELINKTEHKEWLQHFRDLEQEEMKQVIHDELNPSTEILSMGEVIKVLNELTNEDAIIVTDVGQHQMVACRYAKFKNSRSNITSGGLGTMGFGLPAAIGAKYGAPDRTVVAIIGDGGFQMTIQELGTIMQFGADVKILILNNQFLGMVRQWQELFNDRRYSFVNITSPDYVQVAKGYGIAGKRIDKREDLESSLKEMLEYNGSYLLEVMVGKENNVFPMVPQGCSVSEIRLK, via the coding sequence ATGGAAACACTTACAATAAAAAAGGAAACCGCCGCAAACTCGCAGCCTGCCAGCGTTTCTCTCACGGGAAGCCAAGCTGTTCTTGAAGCATTCATTGCCGAAGGCGTAAAAACTGTTTTCGGTTATCCCGGCGGCGCCATCATGCCGATATACGATGCGTTGTACGATTACAACGATAAGCTGGAACACATTCTCGTTCGCCACGAACAGGGCGGAATCCACGCTGCGCAAGGTTTTGCGCGCGCATCGGGAAAAGTAGGCGTTGTGTTTGCAACAAGCGGTCCCGGTGCTACGAATCTTGTAACAGGTCTTGCCGATGCGATGATTGACAGCACGCCGTTGGTTTGTGTAACAGGGCAAGTATTCGCGCATTTGCTCGGAACAGACGCATTTCAGGAAACAGACGTTGTGAACATTACAACGCCAGTTACCAAGTGGAATTATCAGGTTACGGAAGCGTCCGAAATTCCAAGTGTTCTCGCAAAAGCTTTCTACATCGCGCGTTCGGGTCGTCCGGGGCCTGTGTTGGTGGATATTACAAAGAATGCGCAGGTAGAAAAATTTGACTACAAAGGTTACACGCCTTGCAATCATATCCGCAGCTATCGCCCGAAACCTAAAGTGCGCAAGCAATACGTTGAAGAAGCGGCAAAGCTCATCAACGAAGCGAAGAAACCTTTTGTGCTGTTCGGGCAAGGCATTATTTTAGGCAGCGCCGAAAAAGAATTTCAAACGTTCATTGAAAAAGGCGGATTGCCTGCAGCTTTCACTATTATGGGCGAAAGTGCTATTCCATCCATGCATCCGTTGAATGTAGGAATGTTGGGAATGCACGGCAATTATGCACCGAATGTTTTGACCAATGAATGCGATGTGTTGATTGCGATTGGTATGCGTTTCGACGATAGAGTTACAGGACGTTTGGACAAATATGCGAAGCAGGCAAAAATTATCCATCTCGATATTGACCCTGCGGAAATTGACAAAAATGTGAAAACGACTGTTCCCGTTTGGGGCGATTGTAAAGAAACTTTGCCTTTGCTCACGGAGTTAATCAACAAAACGGAACACAAGGAATGGCTGCAACATTTCCGCGATTTGGAGCAGGAAGAAATGAAACAGGTTATTCACGATGAACTAAATCCTTCAACAGAAATTTTATCTATGGGCGAAGTGATTAAAGTGTTGAACGAACTGACGAATGAAGATGCAATTATTGTTACAGACGTTGGGCAGCATCAAATGGTTGCGTGTCGTTATGCGAAGTTTAAAAATTCGCGCAGCAACATTACTTCGGGCGGCTTGGGAACGATGGGTTTTGGTTTGCCTGCGGCAATCGGCGCGAAATACGGCGCCCCCGACAGAACAGTGGTTGCCATCATCGGCGACGGCGGTTTTCAGATGACGATACAGGAATTGGGAACGATTATGCAATTCGGCGCTGATGTGAAAATTTTGATTTTGAATAATCAGTTTCTCGGCATGGTTCGCCAATGGCAGGAATTGTTTAACGACAGGAGATATTCTTTTGTGAACATTACTTCGCCCGATTATGTTCAAGTTGCAAAAGGTTACGGCATCGCAGGAAAACGCATTGACAAACGCGAAGATTTGGAAAGTTCTTTAAAAGAAATGTTGGAATACAATGGCTCTTACCTTTTAGAAGTAATGGTTGGCAAAGAAAACAATGTATTCCCGATGGTTCCGCAAGGTTGCAGCGTGAGTGAGATAAGATTGAAGTAA
- the ilvN gene encoding acetolactate synthase small subunit — protein sequence MHTKEEYTLSVFTENQIGLLNRIAIMFSRRKINVESLNVSPTEIEGISRFTIVINEVEDVVRKLSRQIEKQVEVLKAYYNTNEEVVWQELALYKVPTSVISEKAKVERLLREFGAQAVVIRNDYTVFETVGHREEIDGLLEALAPYGLIEFVRSARVAIIKDSEGFHEKLKEFEEHEPSEAVIENEFLDKQSEVFTM from the coding sequence ATGCACACTAAAGAAGAATATACTTTAAGCGTTTTCACGGAAAACCAAATCGGTTTGCTCAACCGCATCGCCATTATGTTTTCGCGCAGAAAAATCAATGTCGAAAGCCTCAATGTTTCGCCTACGGAAATCGAAGGCATTTCGCGTTTCACTATCGTCATCAACGAAGTGGAAGACGTGGTGCGCAAACTCAGTCGGCAAATCGAAAAGCAAGTCGAAGTGTTGAAAGCATATTACAACACCAATGAAGAAGTCGTTTGGCAGGAACTCGCTTTGTACAAAGTGCCGACAAGCGTTATCTCCGAAAAGGCAAAGGTGGAGCGGCTTTTGCGCGAATTTGGCGCACAGGCTGTTGTTATTCGTAATGATTACACGGTGTTTGAAACAGTAGGTCATCGCGAAGAAATAGACGGTTTGCTCGAAGCGCTTGCGCCTTACGGATTGATAGAATTTGTCCGCAGTGCGCGCGTAGCCATCATTAAAGACAGTGAAGGTTTTCACGAAAAACTGAAAGAATTTGAAGAGCATGAACCATCGGAAGCTGTGATTGAAAATGAATTTTTGGATAAGCAAAGCGAAGTGTTCACGATGTAA
- a CDS encoding DinB family protein has product MQYSIKYIKKTRELFLNLINELSIEQLNKIPEGFNNNIIWNFGHIVVGTQLLAYVRTGVKPDLNVQFREKFQSGSKPESFISQEEINMLKEQLISTISQIEEDEKNHVFANMIPCSTNTYGYEMKTFDEVLTCIQSHESLHYGYARAQKKLLAPNP; this is encoded by the coding sequence ATGCAATATTCCATAAAGTACATTAAGAAAACGAGGGAATTATTTCTGAATCTTATCAATGAATTGAGTATTGAGCAACTCAATAAAATTCCTGAAGGTTTCAACAATAATATCATCTGGAACTTTGGTCATATCGTTGTAGGCACGCAACTTTTAGCGTATGTGCGTACAGGCGTGAAGCCTGATTTGAATGTTCAATTCAGAGAAAAATTTCAAAGCGGCTCAAAGCCCGAAAGCTTTATTTCACAGGAAGAAATTAATATGCTGAAAGAGCAATTGATTTCGACCATTAGTCAGATTGAAGAAGATGAAAAGAACCATGTTTTTGCAAACATGATTCCTTGTTCCACTAATACTTATGGTTATGAAATGAAAACTTTTGACGAAGTATTGACCTGTATTCAGTCGCACGAATCTTTGCATTATGGTTATGCAAGAGCACAGAAAAAATTATTAGCCCCCAACCCCTAA
- the ilvC gene encoding ketol-acid reductoisomerase, whose protein sequence is MAKLNFGGIEENVVTREEFPLAKAQEILKNETVAVIGYGVQGPGQALNQRDNGINVIVGQRKNSKTWDKAIADGFVEGETLFEIEEALEKGTIICYLLSDAAQIELWPTVKKHLTAGKALYFSHGFGITFNEQTGIIPPADVDVFLVAPKGSGTSLRRMFLQGRGLNSSFAIYQDATGKAWDRVIALGIAVGSGYLFETDFKKEVFSDLTGERGTLMGAIQGIFAAQYQVLRDKGHTPSEAFNETVEELTQSLMPLVAENGMDWMYANCSTTAQRGALDWWKKFRDATLPVFNELYESVATGKESQRSIDSNSQPDYREKLNEELKELRESELWQAGKTVRSLRPENN, encoded by the coding sequence ATGGCAAAATTAAATTTCGGCGGTATTGAAGAAAACGTAGTAACACGCGAAGAATTTCCGCTTGCAAAAGCGCAGGAAATATTGAAAAACGAAACCGTAGCGGTTATCGGTTACGGCGTTCAGGGACCGGGACAAGCGTTGAACCAAAGAGATAATGGCATCAACGTAATTGTTGGTCAGCGCAAAAATTCAAAGACTTGGGACAAGGCAATTGCCGACGGATTTGTTGAAGGCGAAACTTTGTTCGAAATAGAAGAAGCATTGGAAAAAGGCACAATCATTTGCTACCTGTTGAGCGATGCTGCGCAAATCGAATTGTGGCCTACCGTGAAAAAACATTTGACTGCAGGCAAGGCTTTGTATTTTTCTCACGGTTTCGGCATTACGTTCAACGAGCAAACCGGCATCATTCCGCCGGCGGATGTGGATGTATTCTTGGTTGCGCCAAAAGGTTCGGGAACTTCTTTGCGCAGAATGTTTTTGCAAGGTCGCGGTCTGAACAGCTCTTTCGCAATTTACCAGGATGCAACGGGCAAAGCCTGGGACAGAGTGATTGCTTTGGGCATCGCAGTAGGCAGCGGATATTTGTTTGAAACAGATTTCAAGAAAGAAGTGTTCAGCGATTTGACAGGCGAACGCGGCACATTGATGGGCGCTATTCAAGGCATCTTTGCTGCGCAATATCAGGTGCTGCGCGATAAAGGTCATACGCCTTCCGAAGCGTTCAACGAAACAGTGGAAGAATTGACGCAATCGTTGATGCCGTTGGTTGCCGAAAACGGTATGGACTGGATGTATGCGAATTGCTCTACCACCGCACAGCGTGGCGCTTTAGACTGGTGGAAGAAATTCCGCGATGCAACATTGCCTGTGTTTAACGAATTATACGAAAGCGTTGCAACAGGCAAAGAATCCCAACGTTCTATCGACAGCAACTCGCAGCCCGATTACCGCGAAAAGCTGAACGAAGAACTGAAAGAATTGCGTGAAAGCGAATTGTGGCAAGCAGGGAAAACGGTAAGAAGTTTGAGACCGGAGAATAATTAA
- a CDS encoding helix-turn-helix domain-containing protein, protein MNKTRNIDYCKAFGENLRKIRNEKKMTMMELAFEADIEYSQIAKIERGVTNTTISTVYILAKALDVKPNELFKFDFVVKKKK, encoded by the coding sequence GTGAATAAAACACGCAATATTGACTATTGTAAAGCCTTCGGCGAAAATCTTCGGAAGATCCGAAATGAAAAGAAAATGACGATGATGGAATTGGCTTTTGAAGCAGATATTGAATATTCGCAGATAGCAAAAATCGAACGCGGCGTTACCAACACTACAATTTCTACGGTTTATATTTTGGCGAAAGCATTGGATGTAAAACCCAACGAATTGTTTAAGTTTGATTTTGTTGTTAAGAAAAAGAAATAA
- a CDS encoding 2'-5' RNA ligase family protein — protein MKLLNNLSVNLVPYTYLLILHPDESVREKILEQKKLFAEKLECPSCLHSKPHITLLKFTQYNSLETRIVKRISNFAQTISPFSISLNGFGSFPSHTIYFNVQTKNEIISLVKNLRELHLPLKMDKDNKPHFITEPHITLARKLLPYQYEKGWLEWSNQNFTARFPASEMILLKRRNITSNFQLVKTFSFAGKKEQVQQGSLFSPLNPPKGEFLNHKND, from the coding sequence ATGAAATTATTAAACAATCTCTCTGTTAATCTTGTTCCATATACATATTTATTGATTTTGCACCCCGATGAATCGGTTCGGGAAAAAATTCTGGAACAGAAAAAACTGTTTGCCGAAAAGCTGGAATGCCCGTCGTGCCTGCATTCCAAGCCACATATTACTTTGCTAAAATTTACGCAGTACAATTCGCTTGAAACGCGGATTGTGAAAAGAATTTCCAATTTTGCGCAAACAATTTCACCTTTCAGCATCAGTTTAAACGGTTTCGGCAGCTTTCCGTCGCACACCATTTATTTTAATGTACAGACCAAAAACGAAATTATTAGTTTGGTAAAAAACCTGCGCGAATTGCATTTGCCTTTAAAAATGGACAAAGACAACAAGCCGCATTTTATCACTGAACCGCACATTACTTTGGCGCGAAAACTTTTGCCTTATCAATACGAAAAAGGCTGGTTGGAATGGAGCAACCAAAACTTCACAGCCAGGTTTCCGGCAAGTGAAATGATTCTGTTGAAACGAAGAAATATTACGAGTAATTTTCAATTGGTAAAAACATTTTCATTCGCAGGAAAGAAAGAACAAGTGCAGCAAGGTTCATTATTCAGCCCCCTCAATCCCCCGAAAGGGGAATTTTTGAACCACAAAAATGACTAA